A region of Campylobacter armoricus DNA encodes the following proteins:
- the aroA gene encoding 3-phosphoshikimate 1-carboxyvinyltransferase, whose product MKIKPIKCFKAKLEDITSDKSISHRFAIFSLLTQGTCKIKNYLKAQDTLHTLEIIKALGAEVYDDNGIIYIKSPLSIKSPNCILDCGNSGTAMRLLIGFLSAIEDEFFVLSGDQYLNARPMKRVSEPLVKIGAKIYGRANANLAPICIQGAKLDGFDFFSNIASAQVKTALILAALNAKKESYFNEVELSRDHSEIILNKMGACIEYLNSEKTSIKIKPLKEKLKAFEVCVPNDPSSAFYFALASCILPNSKVVLKNVLLNKTRIEAFKILEKMGAKITYSITNEDFESIGEICVESADLKAVEINENIAWLIDEIPALAIAFACAKGKSIVRNAKELRVKESDRIKAVVLNLQKCGIKVKEFEDGFEVEGGEIKSTKIESFGDHRIAMSFLILGLKYGMEIDDSECIKTSFPNFINILRQIGAKIGD is encoded by the coding sequence ATGAAAATCAAACCTATTAAATGTTTTAAAGCAAAGCTTGAAGATATAACTTCTGATAAATCTATATCTCATCGTTTTGCCATTTTTTCCTTGCTAACTCAAGGAACTTGCAAGATAAAAAACTACTTAAAAGCTCAAGATACCTTACATACTTTAGAAATTATAAAAGCTTTAGGTGCTGAAGTTTATGATGATAATGGGATAATTTATATTAAATCTCCACTTAGTATTAAATCTCCAAATTGTATTTTAGATTGTGGAAATTCAGGTACAGCTATGAGATTGTTGATAGGTTTTTTAAGTGCTATTGAAGATGAATTTTTTGTATTAAGTGGAGATCAATATCTAAATGCTAGACCAATGAAAAGAGTAAGTGAGCCTTTGGTGAAAATAGGTGCTAAGATTTATGGAAGAGCTAATGCAAATTTGGCACCTATTTGCATACAAGGAGCAAAACTTGATGGTTTTGATTTTTTTAGTAATATTGCTTCAGCTCAGGTTAAAACGGCTTTAATTTTAGCTGCATTGAATGCAAAAAAGGAAAGTTATTTTAATGAAGTTGAATTATCAAGAGATCATAGTGAAATTATACTCAATAAAATGGGAGCTTGTATTGAGTATTTAAATAGTGAAAAAACTTCTATAAAAATAAAACCTTTAAAAGAAAAATTAAAAGCATTTGAAGTTTGTGTGCCAAATGATCCTTCATCAGCATTTTATTTTGCTTTGGCTAGTTGTATTTTACCAAATTCAAAAGTGGTTTTGAAAAATGTATTATTAAATAAAACTCGTATTGAAGCTTTTAAAATATTAGAAAAAATGGGTGCTAAAATTACTTATAGTATTACTAATGAAGATTTTGAAAGTATTGGAGAAATTTGTGTTGAAAGTGCAGATTTAAAAGCTGTTGAGATAAATGAAAATATTGCTTGGCTTATTGATGAAATTCCAGCTTTAGCTATAGCTTTTGCTTGTGCAAAAGGAAAAAGTATCGTAAGAAATGCTAAAGAATTGCGTGTAAAAGAAAGTGACAGAATTAAAGCTGTAGTTTTAAATTTGCAAAAATGTGGCATAAAAGTAAAAGAATTTGAAGATGGTTTTGAAGTAGAAGGCGGTGAAATTAAAAGTACAAAAATAGAAAGTTTTGGAGATCATAGAATTGCAATGAGTTTTTTGATTTTAGGTTTAAAATATGGAATGGAAATAGATGATAGTGAATGTATAAAAACTTCTTTTCCAAATTTTATTAATATTTTAAGGCAAATAGGAGCTAAAATTGGAGATTGA
- the pheT gene encoding phenylalanine--tRNA ligase subunit beta, translated as MIISRNWLNEWIDLNEISTQTIVNTLNSIGLEVDNFKSVKAPQKVVIGKVLEKIKHENSDKLNICKVDVGSEILQIVCGAKNVAKDQFVAVSLVGAVLPSGLEIKPAKLRGVESMGMICSSSEIGFGKSNEGIMVLDESMGELVLGKALNTYELFNDELIEIELTPNRGDCLSLYGVARDLSAALDLNLKELTPLKENENSVGIGRILSIKNQSDVEGFFAYKALEIKEEFKLNITMQIRLALIEAYKNNNIENLLTYATHASGVIFCAYDFHKLCKECQIDEKIVLEIKTQEHGEYGIYYKDELIALAGIEQEDKIKINDESKIIIIEASYTYPQTIANAVAFHKKKNDTIYRTLRGSEPKLALGMEYLFNECLKINAISIFSGSQQVFKESEAKVIGIFGSEIDKIIGMPIDKNILVKILRKLGFEISIINDEQFNIKIPLHRSDITNIADISEEIVRIIGIDNIPSKALEFREKNRLNKVYFDYQDLKNLRLRASHNGYFESIHYVLDNEEELTRLGFKCIKNKLINPITKELNTLRSTLINHLLNAVSFNLRNSKKKIKLFECGSVFDEFSNEHTKFAMIFSGYKEEAKIANKAKPVLVDFYTFLAELKSIIGEFSLQKSEHKFLSPYEQANVYKNGKRIGFIGRVHLSIENEKDLLKTFICELDLDGLKQEFKTAKVYSKFPSMSRDLSIVIPKGFEYEKIKHTIAQLNIEILESFRVVDLYTDEKLGDFYSLTINLVFRDFEKTLEDDIVLKYIDKIIVALNNEYGLKLR; from the coding sequence ATGATTATTAGTAGAAATTGGTTAAATGAATGGATTGATTTAAATGAAATATCAACACAAACTATAGTAAATACTTTAAATTCCATAGGATTGGAGGTTGATAATTTTAAAAGTGTTAAAGCTCCCCAAAAAGTTGTAATTGGCAAGGTTTTAGAAAAAATTAAACATGAAAATTCGGATAAATTAAATATTTGTAAAGTAGATGTTGGAAGTGAAATTTTACAAATTGTTTGTGGAGCTAAAAATGTAGCCAAAGATCAATTTGTGGCTGTATCTTTAGTGGGTGCAGTGCTTCCTAGCGGACTTGAGATAAAACCTGCTAAGCTTAGAGGGGTTGAGTCTATGGGTATGATTTGTTCTTCTAGTGAGATTGGTTTTGGAAAAAGCAATGAAGGCATTATGGTTTTAGATGAAAGCATGGGAGAGTTAGTTTTAGGAAAAGCTTTAAATACCTATGAGCTTTTTAATGATGAGTTAATTGAGATAGAGCTTACTCCAAATCGCGGAGATTGTTTGAGTTTATATGGAGTTGCTAGAGATTTAAGTGCGGCTCTTGATTTAAATTTAAAAGAATTAACTCCTTTAAAAGAAAATGAAAATAGCGTGGGCATAGGAAGAATATTAAGTATAAAAAATCAAAGTGATGTGGAAGGATTTTTTGCTTATAAAGCATTAGAAATCAAGGAAGAATTTAAGTTAAATATCACCATGCAAATTCGTCTTGCATTAATTGAAGCATATAAAAACAACAATATAGAAAATCTTTTAACTTATGCAACTCATGCAAGCGGGGTGATTTTTTGTGCTTATGATTTTCATAAACTTTGTAAAGAATGTCAAATTGATGAAAAGATTGTTTTAGAGATTAAAACACAAGAACATGGTGAGTATGGAATTTATTATAAAGATGAATTGATTGCTTTAGCAGGCATAGAGCAAGAGGATAAAATTAAAATCAATGATGAAAGCAAGATTATTATCATAGAAGCAAGCTATACTTATCCTCAAACTATAGCCAATGCTGTAGCTTTTCATAAGAAAAAAAATGATACCATTTATCGCACTTTAAGAGGTAGTGAGCCTAAACTTGCTTTGGGAATGGAATATTTATTTAATGAATGCTTGAAGATTAATGCTATTAGTATTTTTTCAGGAAGCCAACAAGTTTTTAAAGAAAGCGAAGCTAAGGTAATAGGAATTTTTGGTTCAGAAATAGATAAGATTATAGGTATGCCTATAGATAAAAATATTTTAGTAAAAATTCTTAGAAAATTAGGCTTTGAAATAAGCATAATTAATGATGAGCAATTTAATATAAAAATTCCACTTCATCGCAGCGATATAACTAATATTGCCGATATTAGTGAAGAAATAGTAAGAATTATAGGTATTGATAATATTCCATCAAAAGCATTAGAATTTAGAGAAAAAAATCGTTTAAATAAGGTATATTTTGATTATCAAGATCTTAAAAATTTAAGATTAAGAGCAAGTCATAATGGATATTTTGAAAGTATTCATTATGTTTTGGATAATGAAGAAGAATTAACTCGATTAGGTTTTAAATGTATTAAAAATAAACTTATAAATCCAATTACAAAAGAATTAAATACTTTAAGAAGTACTTTGATAAATCATCTTTTAAATGCAGTAAGTTTTAATCTAAGAAATTCAAAAAAGAAAATCAAACTTTTTGAGTGTGGTAGTGTCTTTGATGAGTTTTCAAATGAACATACTAAGTTTGCAATGATTTTTAGTGGTTATAAAGAAGAAGCTAAAATAGCAAATAAAGCTAAGCCTGTATTGGTGGATTTTTATACCTTTTTAGCTGAATTAAAAAGTATTATAGGTGAGTTTAGTTTGCAAAAATCAGAACACAAATTTTTAAGTCCATATGAGCAAGCAAATGTTTATAAAAATGGCAAGCGTATAGGTTTTATAGGTAGAGTGCATTTAAGTATTGAGAATGAAAAGGATTTATTAAAAACTTTTATTTGTGAGCTTGATTTAGATGGTTTGAAACAAGAATTTAAAACAGCTAAGGTTTATTCTAAATTTCCATCTATGAGTAGAGATTTAAGTATAGTTATACCAAAAGGTTTTGAATATGAAAAAATCAAACATACTATTGCACAATTAAACATTGAAATACTAGAAAGCTTTAGAGTTGTAGATTTATATACAGATGAAAAACTAGGTGATTTTTATAGTTTGACTATTAATCTAGTATTTAGAGATTTTGAAAAAACTTTAGAAGATGATATAGTTCTTAAATACATTGATAAAATCATTGTTGCTTTAAATAATGAATATGGTCTAAAGCTCCGATGA
- the pheS gene encoding phenylalanine--tRNA ligase subunit alpha produces MLKKIASANTLAELENIKVNVLGKKGILTLEFAKLKDLQGEEKKEFANGLNKLRDEFNKAYQVKLKELEEKTLSEKMKQDVQDFSFFDETSNSGALHPIMQTMDKIIEYFTALNFSVEKGPLIEDDFHNFEALNLPQNHPARDMQDTFYFEDKTLLRSQTSPVQIRTMLSQKPPIRMIAPGAVFRRDFDITHTPMFHQVEGLVVEEGDKVNFANLKDMLEHFLKHMFGDVKVRFRPSFFPFTEPSAEVDISCVFCKGCGCRVCKQTGWLEVLGCGVVDPNVYKFVGYKNVSGYAFGLGVERFAMLLHKIPDLRSMFEGDLRLLEQFR; encoded by the coding sequence ATGTTAAAAAAAATTGCTTCTGCAAATACTTTAGCAGAACTTGAAAATATAAAAGTAAATGTTTTAGGGAAAAAAGGTATTTTAACTTTGGAATTTGCGAAGTTAAAAGATTTGCAAGGTGAAGAAAAAAAAGAATTTGCCAATGGTTTAAACAAATTGCGAGATGAATTTAATAAAGCTTATCAAGTTAAATTAAAAGAGCTAGAAGAAAAAACTTTAAGTGAAAAAATGAAACAAGATGTGCAAGATTTTAGTTTTTTTGATGAAACTTCCAACTCAGGTGCTTTACACCCAATTATGCAAACTATGGATAAAATCATAGAGTATTTTACTGCTTTAAATTTCAGCGTAGAAAAAGGACCTTTGATTGAGGATGATTTTCATAATTTTGAAGCATTAAATTTACCTCAAAATCATCCCGCAAGAGATATGCAGGATACTTTTTATTTTGAAGATAAAACTTTGCTTAGATCGCAAACTTCTCCAGTGCAAATTAGAACTATGCTTTCTCAAAAACCACCCATTAGAATGATAGCACCAGGTGCGGTTTTTAGAAGAGATTTTGATATTACCCATACGCCTATGTTTCATCAAGTAGAAGGACTTGTGGTAGAAGAGGGCGATAAGGTAAATTTTGCAAATTTAAAAGATATGCTAGAACATTTTTTAAAACATATGTTTGGCGATGTAAAAGTGCGTTTTAGACCAAGTTTTTTTCCTTTTACAGAGCCATCGGCTGAAGTAGATATTTCTTGTGTGTTTTGCAAAGGTTGTGGGTGTAGGGTTTGCAAGCAAACAGGATGGCTTGAAGTTTTAGGGTGTGGTGTTGTTGATCCTAATGTTTATAAATTTGTGGGTTATAAAAATGTAAGTGGTTATGCTTTTGGTTTGGGAGTGGAGCGTTTTGCTATGCTTTTGCATAAAATTCCTGATTTGCGTTCTATGTTTGAAGGTGATTTAAGATTATTGGAGCAATTTAGATGA
- a CDS encoding histidine triad nucleotide-binding protein, giving the protein MREKTIFELIVEGKIPANKVLESEKFLAFHDINPKAPIHILIIPKEHFENFQELKPELMKEMTQFIQELATLLGLDKSGYRLITNCGKNSGQEVFHLHFHMLGGFELPKNKETQINPESLF; this is encoded by the coding sequence ATGAGAGAAAAAACCATATTTGAACTAATTGTAGAAGGAAAAATTCCCGCCAATAAAGTTTTAGAAAGTGAAAAATTTTTAGCTTTTCATGATATCAACCCTAAAGCACCTATTCATATTTTAATCATTCCAAAAGAACATTTTGAAAATTTCCAAGAATTAAAACCTGAATTAATGAAAGAAATGACACAATTCATACAAGAACTAGCCACTCTTTTGGGACTTGATAAAAGCGGGTATAGATTAATCACTAATTGTGGAAAAAATAGCGGACAAGAAGTTTTTCACTTGCATTTTCATATGCTAGGCGGATTTGAGCTTCCAAAAAATAAAGAAACTCAAATCAATCCTGAATCACTATTCTAA